A region of Pirellulales bacterium DNA encodes the following proteins:
- a CDS encoding EAL domain-containing protein, whose protein sequence is MSHALPVLPTKPASVLGSSNWFLCEQTDAGPSARAVNVNVSPFRIGRLPGLALCLPDSSVSKLHAEILFQGRGLWVRDLGSTNGTFVNGRRIKEPTALHHANLLQLANVVFRLDRRNTDPCLRTIQESAADWALALCQLDRLMSEKAVVPHFQPVINLRDSTTVGFEALARSNVEGLEQPRSMFAAAEKLDQQCDLSRMLRREAVRVGSGLPAGTNLFVNTHPAEIVTDELITSLRDLRNEFPARRLTVEIHEAAVTDTGLLIEFRSLLRDLQMELAFDDFGAGQARLIELTETLPDYVKFDVQLIRGIHAASAGRQKALATLVRLVHDLGIATLAEGVELAEERAACHQLGFDLAQGFYLGRPEPLVQPVA, encoded by the coding sequence ATGTCCCATGCTCTACCGGTTCTTCCGACGAAACCGGCCTCGGTTCTCGGATCGTCCAACTGGTTCCTGTGCGAACAGACGGACGCCGGCCCGTCCGCGCGCGCCGTGAATGTCAATGTCAGCCCATTTCGCATCGGGCGGCTGCCCGGTTTGGCTTTGTGCCTGCCAGACTCCTCAGTCTCGAAGCTTCACGCCGAGATTCTGTTTCAGGGCCGTGGCCTTTGGGTGCGCGATTTGGGAAGCACCAATGGAACCTTCGTGAACGGTCGGCGCATTAAGGAGCCGACGGCTTTGCACCATGCCAACCTCTTGCAACTGGCCAACGTGGTGTTTCGGCTCGACCGTCGCAACACCGATCCTTGCTTGCGAACGATTCAGGAAAGCGCCGCGGATTGGGCGCTGGCGCTCTGCCAGTTGGATCGCTTGATGAGCGAGAAAGCGGTCGTGCCGCATTTCCAACCCGTCATCAACTTGCGCGACTCGACCACGGTCGGCTTCGAGGCGCTGGCCCGCAGCAATGTCGAGGGCTTGGAGCAGCCGCGATCGATGTTCGCCGCGGCGGAGAAGCTGGATCAGCAGTGCGATCTGAGCCGCATGCTCCGCCGGGAAGCAGTCCGAGTCGGCAGCGGATTGCCGGCCGGGACGAATCTCTTCGTGAACACTCATCCGGCGGAGATCGTTACCGATGAACTGATCACATCGCTGCGAGATTTGCGCAACGAGTTTCCCGCGCGACGGCTCACCGTGGAAATCCATGAAGCCGCCGTGACCGACACCGGTTTATTGATCGAGTTTCGGTCCCTCTTGCGCGACTTGCAAATGGAGTTGGCGTTCGACGATTTTGGAGCAGGGCAAGCGCGGCTCATCGAGTTGACGGAAACGTTGCCCGATTACGTGAAATTCGACGTCCAATTGATTCGCGGGATTCATGCGGCGTCAGCCGGTCGCCAAAAGGCATTGGCGACGTTGGTGCGCCTCGTCCACGATCTGGGGATTGCCACCTTGGCCGAAGGAGTTGAGCTGGCCGAGGAAAGGGCCGCCTGCCACCAACTGGGGTTTGACTTGGCGCAAGGCTTCTATCTAGGCCGCCCTGAGCCACTGGTGCAACCAGTCGCATAG
- a CDS encoding SRPBCC family protein, whose amino-acid sequence MITPILFAVGAIVVVLVIIVALQSADFRIARSATVTAPAAEVFAQVNDFHNWQAWSPWANIDPAMKQIYEGSPAGAGAIYMWSGNKKAGEGRMTLTESRPSDLIRIKLEFLKPFKATNTAEFTFKPQGNQTVVTWSMFGQKNFMFKAVHLLMNMDKMLGGEFDKGLAQMKAVAEATTKT is encoded by the coding sequence TTGATTACACCGATCCTCTTCGCCGTCGGAGCTATCGTTGTCGTGTTGGTCATCATCGTGGCACTCCAATCCGCGGACTTTCGCATCGCGCGGTCGGCCACGGTCACCGCTCCCGCAGCAGAGGTTTTTGCGCAGGTGAACGATTTTCACAATTGGCAGGCCTGGTCTCCATGGGCGAATATCGATCCCGCTATGAAGCAGATCTATGAAGGCTCGCCGGCTGGCGCCGGCGCCATTTATATGTGGTCCGGCAACAAAAAGGCAGGTGAGGGACGCATGACGCTGACCGAGAGCCGGCCGAGCGATCTGATCAGGATCAAACTTGAATTCCTGAAGCCATTCAAAGCCACCAACACCGCGGAGTTCACGTTCAAGCCCCAGGGCAATCAAACGGTCGTCACCTGGAGCATGTTCGGCCAAAAGAATTTCATGTTCAAGGCGGTCCATCTGCTCATGAACATGGACAAAATGCTCGGCGGCGAGTTCGACAAAGGCTTGGCGCAAATGAAAGCCGTGGCGGAAGCGACGACAAAAACGTGA
- a CDS encoding YciI family protein, producing the protein MMLMIPKGYEKAAPGTMPDAKAVAAMMKYNESLQKAGVLLALDGLQPPSMGARVSFAGGKPKVTDGPFIEAKEVLGGYWMIQAKSKEEAIEWACRCPGSENEVIEIRRVHEMADFPPDVQKAAAGFPEMQAQSAQRKGS; encoded by the coding sequence ATGATGCTGATGATCCCCAAGGGTTACGAGAAGGCGGCGCCGGGCACCATGCCGGATGCCAAGGCCGTGGCCGCGATGATGAAATACAACGAATCCCTGCAGAAAGCCGGGGTCCTGCTGGCGCTTGATGGCCTGCAACCGCCATCGATGGGTGCGCGAGTATCATTCGCCGGCGGCAAGCCCAAGGTGACCGACGGGCCCTTCATCGAGGCCAAGGAGGTGCTCGGTGGCTACTGGATGATTCAGGCGAAGTCGAAGGAAGAGGCGATCGAATGGGCTTGCCGCTGCCCCGGCTCGGAAAACGAAGTAATCGAGATTCGACGGGTGCATGAGATGGCGGATTTCCCGCCCGACGTGCAGAAGGCCGCGGCGGGGTTCCCCGAGATGCAGGCGCAGTCGGCGCAGCGCAAGGGGTCGTGA
- a CDS encoding YciI family protein → MRFMVIIKANKDSEAGVLPDEKLLTEMGKFNEELAKAGVLLAGEGLHSSSKGARVRFSGAKRTVIDGPFAETKELIAGFWLWQVKSKEEAIEWVKRCPNPTGAEAEVEIRQVFEAEDFGAALTPELREQEERLRMRPAVKK, encoded by the coding sequence ATGCGATTCATGGTGATTATCAAAGCCAACAAGGACTCGGAGGCCGGCGTTCTCCCGGACGAGAAGCTCCTTACCGAGATGGGAAAGTTCAACGAAGAGCTGGCGAAGGCCGGCGTGCTGCTCGCGGGCGAGGGGCTCCATTCGAGTTCGAAGGGCGCGCGAGTCAGATTCTCCGGCGCGAAGCGGACCGTGATCGACGGGCCCTTCGCCGAGACGAAGGAGCTGATCGCCGGCTTCTGGTTGTGGCAAGTGAAGTCGAAGGAAGAGGCGATTGAATGGGTCAAGCGATGCCCCAACCCCACGGGCGCCGAGGCCGAGGTCGAGATTCGCCAGGTGTTCGAGGCGGAGGACTTCGGCGCCGCGCTCACTCCCGAACTTAGGGAGCAGGAGGAACGCCTCCGGATGCGGCCAGCCGTGAAGAAATAG
- a CDS encoding YciI family protein: protein MLVKSTENSGPPPKELMDAIGKLAEEAIKAGTMLGSGGLAPTAMSTRVRLSRGQVGAIDGPFTESKEVVGGFAMFELKSKKEAIESALRFMELHKQHWPGWEGETEVRQIFGPEDFPLGCKGDSA from the coding sequence ATGCTGGTCAAGTCCACTGAGAATTCTGGTCCTCCGCCTAAGGAACTTATGGACGCCATAGGCAAGCTCGCTGAAGAGGCGATCAAAGCCGGCACAATGCTCGGAAGCGGCGGGCTCGCCCCAACCGCGATGAGCACGCGCGTGCGGCTTTCTCGTGGCCAGGTTGGCGCGATCGATGGACCTTTCACCGAGTCCAAGGAAGTCGTCGGCGGATTTGCGATGTTTGAGTTGAAGTCGAAGAAAGAGGCGATCGAATCGGCGTTGCGCTTCATGGAGCTTCACAAGCAACACTGGCCGGGCTGGGAGGGCGAGACCGAGGTTCGCCAGATCTTTGGGCCGGAAGATTTCCCGCTGGGTTGTAAAGGCGATTCCGCGTGA
- a CDS encoding DoxX family protein, producing the protein MQSTAETAATSNKMLWIGRIISAILALFLLFDSAMKFVKPAIVVETTVKLGYPENLISVLGIVLLVCTLAYVIPQTSILGAILLTGYLGGAVASHLRAGDPLFAVFFPVVFGMLLWGGLFLRDARLSALIPLRR; encoded by the coding sequence ATGCAATCGACTGCCGAAACGGCTGCGACCTCGAACAAGATGCTCTGGATTGGGCGAATTATTAGCGCGATTTTGGCCCTGTTCTTGCTCTTCGACAGCGCCATGAAATTCGTGAAACCGGCGATCGTCGTCGAAACAACCGTCAAACTGGGATATCCCGAGAACCTAATTTCCGTCCTCGGAATCGTGCTGCTCGTCTGCACTCTTGCCTATGTGATTCCGCAAACCTCGATTCTCGGCGCGATCCTGCTGACGGGCTATCTCGGCGGCGCGGTCGCAAGCCATCTGCGCGCCGGCGACCCGCTGTTCGCAGTCTTCTTTCCGGTCGTTTTCGGCATGCTGCTGTGGGGAGGTCTCTTCCTGCGCGATGCCCGGCTGAGCGCGCTCATTCCGCTGCGAAGGTAA